The following nucleotide sequence is from Cicer arietinum cultivar CDC Frontier isolate Library 1 chromosome 2, Cicar.CDCFrontier_v2.0, whole genome shotgun sequence.
CTTTTGATATATAATCATCATGGTTCATGTATGTAATATTAACATATTTGATTATTAATCTCTGATATTATTCACACACGAGGCTAGATTTGGCAGTTAGCAAACGCAACAATAGTCTGTCTCTACACCAACATGTCGAAGGTAGTTTGCGTCACCGGCGGCAGTGGTTGCATTGGTTCATGGCTCGTCCATCTCCTTCTTCGCCGTGGATACACCGTTCACGCCACCGTTCAAAATCTCAGTTGCCTTTCATTTCACACTCTCATTTCCCTTCAATTCATACAACACTTCTAAATTCTAATCACTCACTTTCCCTTTCTTCTCAGACGATGAAACCGAAACAAAGCATCTAGAAGCTCTCGAAGGAGCACCAACTCATCTCCGTCTCTTCCAGATCGACCTCCTCAACTACGACACTATCCTCGCCGCTATCTACGGTTGCTCCGGCGTTTTCCATCTCGCTTCACCTTGTATTGTCGATCAAGTTCATGATCCTCAGGTATTGTTATTATATACAATATTAATCACACCAACACCAGTTAATTAGACTAATTGATTAGTCTAATTAACAACTAACTAATTAGTCTAACTAACTTGTGGTACTAATGTATTTAATTCTCTTTATAAATTCCAACTTTTGAACTCCATTTTGGTTTTGAAGCTATTTGGTTCCTTATTGTAGAAGGAGCTTTTAGACCCGGCAATTAAAGGGACCTTAAACGTGCTTAATGCGGCTAAGGAAGTTGGGGTGAAGCGCGTGGTTGTCACTTCTTCTATCTCTGCGATTACTCCTAGCCCTAATTGGCCTTCTGATGTTGTCAAGAGAGAGGATTGTTGGACTGATATTGAATATTGCAAGGATAAGGAGGTTTCTTCACtattttccttctctttcttttcttatgTGTTTTTGGTTCAACATTTTTGCATTTTCATCTATAAAGCATGGTTATTGACACCATACACGACACTGACACGTCGAGGTCGGTAATAATTTGAGAGGatgaaataattgaatgtaattaatgtATCTGACACGTGTAGGACACTGCTATAGGCCTTCGATGAGAAGTATATGTGCTATAGAGATTTTGATTGAATTGATTTGTAAAATTGATATTATGTTAAAAGTGAGTTTAAGTTAAAGTGATGTAAGTTAGGATATCAAAGTtagttgaataataaatttgagtGGAAAAATCATGTTTAGATGCAAAATGCAAAAGCTACATACAAATCATGATTCATGTTAGAATGAATTCTAGGCAAAATCAATTCTAACCGAGAAactccaaatccaaatataccaaaatcatattttttagtctTTAGAATCACTTCATTACTAAAGTCGTAGGGATCTAGATTCACTATTGTAATTGCATCAcacaattacaattacaattacaCGCAACTAATAATTTCAACTATTTATTTGAAATCAGATGAATTAGTTTACGCCTTTaccaaattaatttcaaataatactCCATCCAGaagaattataagaaaaaagagtatttgaaaagttgatgtatgaggtctaaaatttaaaccaaatatatcaacttctcatatacattttttttatatttcatttcgaaGGAAGTATCTATCATTGATTTAGAGGAGAACTATGTCATACAGTTACAAAAGAGGATATGATTCCTTGTATTTGAGGTATAGAGACATGTATTTCTAAAACTAGTGATATAAGTAGACATTTATACATTTACAACTTTAGTaatggaatatttttatttcttttgaaaaacgGAGATGTTCTTTACTTGTGTATGTCTAGCAATGACTTTGGCCGTTTTGAAGTAGTTGTGGTATCCATTGTCTAAGACATCGGCTGAGATAGCTGCTTGGAATTTTTCCAATGAAAATGGTTTGGATGTTGTTGTGGTGAATCCTGGTACTGTGATGGGCCCTGTTATTCCACCAAGGCTTAATGCAAGCATGCTCATGCTTCTCGGACTGCTTCAAGGTGACATAGACTCTATTTTTTCAAAAGCTTCTCAAGAAacttaaaaaacatattaaaaactTGCAATAAGTATAAATCATTTTAAGCAACAGCTTACATTATATAAGttcaaaaacattttcttcatgccaattgttttttataacCTCTATTGTTAAACTTTTTCATGTATTTACACCATTACTAATGTTGAACTTATATGTTAGATAatctcattttataacttttaggGGTTACTAAGATTTGTGATTTTGTCTCTATTCTGGTGAAGGCTGCACTGAAACATATGAAGACTTTTTCATGGGGTTGGTCCACTTCAAAGATGTAGCATTGGCACACATTTTGGTGTATGAGAACAAAGAAGCAACCGGTAGACATTTGTGTGTTGAAACTATCTCTCACTATGGTGACTTTGTGGCAAAAGTTGCTGAACTTTATCCAGAATATAATGTGCCTAAGTAAGTAAGCCACATAATTGCAACTAATGAATAATAGTAGTGGTTATTGGTTCTTGAATGAGCTGTTGAAGAAGCTTTTcgtttattgtttttattagtattagaaaatattgcattaatcaattatttgtttgttttatgtaAACGACAATCTACTTGGTTTATGTGTTGAGCAACGGTTTTCATTCATGCACCAACTAATCAAATCTATTATGCCATAAACTATAAGGTTGTTGttatgaaaattataaaatttactctatataatattttttggataAACCAATGTATCATGCGCAACAGAGACTAATCACTCGACTTCACTAAGATCAATTTAAGGGGTTGACCTCTCCCAACATATGCTTTCCCATATGCACCAGGCAGAGATTGAATATCTGACCAAATGGTCCAAGGACCCAAATATCTAC
It contains:
- the LOC101515390 gene encoding phenylacetaldehyde reductase-like; the protein is MSKVVCVTGGSGCIGSWLVHLLLRRGYTVHATVQNLNDETETKHLEALEGAPTHLRLFQIDLLNYDTILAAIYGCSGVFHLASPCIVDQVHDPQKELLDPAIKGTLNVLNAAKEVGVKRVVVTSSISAITPSPNWPSDVVKREDCWTDIEYCKDKELWYPLSKTSAEIAAWNFSNENGLDVVVVNPGTVMGPVIPPRLNASMLMLLGLLQGCTETYEDFFMGLVHFKDVALAHILVYENKEATGRHLCVETISHYGDFVAKVAELYPEYNVPKIPRDTQPGLLRAKDGSKRLMDLGLEFIPMEQIIKDAVESLKNKGLIS